In Populus alba chromosome 4, ASM523922v2, whole genome shotgun sequence, the genomic window TGGATTTTCCTGCATGAcaaggagggagggagggaggaggaTGTATCatcagaagaaagaaagaacaatgCAAGCCAATCTCTCACTTGTGTATGAAATGTGTAAGTACCATCGAAGTATGGATATGCAGAACCCTTAAAATATGTAGGTCCAAAGATATCTGAATTCTCATAAGTCTGAAGGCTTAGCACAAATCCAATATAAGAAATCGTAGCTgtgttaaaatgattttggcCAGACGGAAACATAGATAAATTTGACTCAAGATACCCAAACGAATCCTTCGCTGGAAAATTTACTTCAACTGAATCCACAGGAAGTTGATGGGACTTGAAGGAACGCATCAGAGACTCTTCTTCCAGATGTACATAATAAGTTGAGTTTCTTGACTCTAAAAATGGAGGTTTGAAGACTAGTACTCCCCTGTATGGATACGAGCATTCGCAATTGGGACTGGAAATCTGATCTGAAATGCAGTGGAGGGGAACACATTTCTCTGGTAGCCTCTTATACGAATAATTGGCTTGAGGAACTGTGCAGTAATTTTTTGTTGCTTCTGGAGGCTCACAAACTGGGTTACCCACAAGTCTGCAAAATATAACACATCAAACACTCTTATGCAGGCAAGTTGTATAGCACATCTCCTCAGGATTTAACTTTTCCAACTACTATCGCTGTCACATTTTAGCAGTCAAGTGgacaaaattaaggaaaaaagaattaCACAGACAtctcaaaagtttgaagataatataaaaacttttgTATGAAAAATGCCGTTAACGTTTGATATATATTGAAGGGATGAGTTTCTGTAATATccaaaaaaaggaggaggagaatgCCTCTTACATTACATCCACGTTGTTCCTCCGTTCTGGTGCTTCTGAATAGAATAAAATGCGATTGTTTCGCATATCAATGACTTTCAGTTGGCTGCTAGAGCTTGTTGCAATATCCAATGTGCCATTGAGCTGGTTGTTCCTTAGAATCCTGTAACCATTTGTGAATTTAGATATCCATCAGTTTCCATGAGATGAAAGAATCTATCAATATCCATGAAGTTGACTGCTACGGTATTAAAGAAACAAGGGGAATGATGCTCACAAAGTCTGTAAACCAGGAAGATCGAAGAGGGTAGGAGGAATCTGACCTTCAAGTCCAGTGTTTTCCATCATTCTGTTATTCACAGGAAGAGAAGAAGGCTTCACTATGTTGACAGcgtgaaaaatcataaattgtaAACTTTTATACACGGGAATGCATAGTCAATAAGAGGTTCCATGGACAAAAAAGTCTCTGTCAAAAAAACAATGACTGCTTCATTAACACTTACTATATACATGGAGACAATTATAATCTAGCATGTAAAGTCAAGATGCCTGAgcaaaatattattcttattgCAAAGTGGGATGGTGGAAAGGGTTTGTGATTCTTGAAGGAAAACAGTCTAGTTAAGGCTTCATTGAGTTGGTCGAGTGCGTGTGTGATAACagagagaaaaggaaggagGAAGGGAGACATACAGTGTTGTCAAAGCCCGTAAGTTTGAGAATGACAACGGAAAATCTGAAGCGTCAAAACTATTATTGCTCAGGTCCCTGGAGAAAATATTTTGGTCAGAGTAGGAATTTGGAGAAAAGTCGAATTGTATTTCATACTGAGATACCTAACAGAATGGAAATCTTACAAGTAACTGAGAGAAGCCATGCCAGTGAGATTAGGAACAGGCCCAGTAAAATTATTGTTGGACAAAATCCTGAAATTTATCAGCAAAAAGCACTCTTAACCGAGTGAAAATCCGCACAAAAGACATAAGAAACTAGCCAAACCATTGTGATATCTTTACTGGCAATGTCGTTTTCTGTATACTTACAACGTCGCCACATTGGTAAGATTGTTGAGGTTTGAAGGGACAGGTCCAGTTAATGAGTTCCCTTCAAAACGTCTGCAACAAAGACAAGGCATTCAATACAAACTAGATCAGTGTAGATTAATCACTTCAGTTTGTCATGTAGATGCTTACACAGCCTCCAAAGTGTGCACAAGTCCAAGGGTAGAAGGAATGCTTCCCGTGAGATTATTGTCATGCAAAAGCCTGCACAAAAgtaatttatatagaaatattgTAAACCTTTATTAAAATTGATCAGATATGGATTTATTGTATTCAGGTGGATAGTCTGATCGTGCCAAATGACTAGtctgacaaaaaaaatcttaactttCAATCTCACGTCTGATCTGAAAAGCATATACAAACTTACACATGAATGAGAGTTATGTCTGATCTGAAAAGCTCTTTCGGGATTGTGCCTGAGAGCCGATTCCGTCCTAGATGACTGAATAATTTTCAGACCAGCATAAACAGATGTCAATAAAGCCGAAGCAAGAGAGAACACTAATCAGCACAAAGTGATTTGACATACAAGTGTAGTGCATTAACTAGCATATCAAGACCAGGTGTAGTTCCACTGGAGATAGGGATGGCTCCATCCAGCAGATTATTGAATAGATCCAGCACAATGAGTTTCGAAAGGTTTCCAATTGAATGTGGAATTGATCCAGTGAATCTATTAGAATTCAGGTCTCTGCGGGAAATAGCAAGAGAGAGTCTCAGAAATGTTGCCAATAGAGCACATGTTTAGTCcacaagaaaacaataaaacactCACAGAGActccagcagctgaagagaccCTATCAACTCAGGGATAGGGCCATAGAAACTACAACCACCCAACTTTCTGtaagggaagaaaagaaaattctgTCAGTTAATTAGAGGACTGGTCTCAGTTAATACTAACATTATATTATTCCCTTACAAGTTTTTTTAGCTTCTTCAAATTCACAATTGATGGTGGAAGGCTACCGTTCAACCCCGTGTTGTACGATAGATCCCTATAACCAGACACTGTTAATGAGCAAGGAATCCTTGGAATGGAAAACAATCACTATGTtcatatatcaagaaaaaagatgaaagcaGTTCTGGGAATGAGGCCTTTTCTCAATATGTGCCCAGTCTAGACATCTGAAAAGCCAAATAGTATCGTAGAACTACTTGTAGTTGGGATCATTTATTATGTGAAGTGAAAACTCAAGACTTACAGATACTCCAATTCTGATAAGGAGGAGATGTCTCCAGACAGCTCACCCATCAATCCCACAGCTGCCAACGTTCTGCAGTTGAAAATAGTCAGCTAATCTCGAAACTTGGAGAAGGAAGAAGGTACGAGGCTTAATTAACGTTAGAAGCTGAACAACTGCCAATAACTTACATCGAAGTCACACGTGAATTGTTACATGAAATGCCTTCCCATTTGCCTCCACAGGGATCTGCACCCACCCAATTACGTGGTGTGTTTTCCCAGGCATCCTTGAGAATACTCATTACTGTAACTGCATCAGGAATGGGGcagatcaataaaaaatttccatGATTCAATCACCGTCAGAATCATCTAGTTACATGGAGTATGGAGGATCCATTAAAGCTAGCAAAGATCTCTACTAAATCTAATCTAGCCTCGAACTTTAATGAGTGATTTTTGGCCCAAGTGCAGGCAATTCAGAATATTCATTCTGCAGTTCATCTATAAAGTTAAGAACACCCTTAAGCACTTGATTCTGATTAGCATAAAAAGCTACATCCTGCATGACACATGGCTCAAAGACTCTTTGGAGTAAATGgggaatattaatttattaaacttacAATCATCACCATGGGTCTGTGTATAAATCTGAAAGGAAGCAACCAGCAAAAACGTGAGAACTTTGGGACACATTTCTCGACAAAATTGCAAAGCTCTTTGTTATGAATGTTGCATAACTCCAAAACCCTTTAATAGCAGAAATGATATCGAGAAGTACaacttttaatatgataaaacaTGGAAGGAAGGTCTTTACATATCCCCATCTTTTACCTGTCTCAAAATTTCTATCGTGAAAGGACATGAATGGGACACTTTTGTTCGTATGAATCACAACTAAATACAAAGACAATTGACCTCCCATCTCAAgtcattttcaagtttataGTCAATATGAAACTCCAAGACTcgtaaaaataaaagtagagaAACAATTTATGGGATACTGTACGTGATAAGAATGAGTTGTGAGAGTGATAGAAGAGCCCACCAAGTGGTTTCTTGCATAAAGTAAATGttgattcttataattttttacacaCGCACCTGAAgcagttaataaaaatattttatatttttatatttttagtgtttagatataaaataatataatatatttttattttaaataaataaattttctaataataaataatatcttgagtTTTGATCCTTCCTATTATATAATATCAGCTCCGTCCCTGGTAATAAGTATCCACTCTGATTGCATGCATCAAGTGGTCATGATTGTCtgctaaagttatttttttagcaatcaATACAAGGAGTTATCAATTGTTAATGAGATGTAGGACAGAGCTAAGCCTAAAAAGAGATATAATTACATACAATAACTATTCGGACagaaaaacttataattttttatctaaacgTAGAATTGGAGTCAAATTTGAGTAGAAGGATTTGTATGCCTATATCTATAATAAGGCCTTCAAATTACCCtcaaaagatgtttttttattcagttaaaTCGGAGCCGTACATACACATTGAACTTCTTGAAATAATTAGATTTTAGTGTGTAtacaattttttgttattaattaaaaagtttccCAATTTTATCACACAACATCTCAAAAATCCGGAAGTCACGTTCCCTCTGTTAGAGTATATTGCCTTAGATTGTGACACTTGTCATAATCATAATATAGCAGTTAGTTAGTTAGCTGCAGGTTGTTAGTTTGTTAACTACaactatatataaacaatatctCGTAAACAGAAagtaagaaataaagaaaaaaggaacTCATTTAGTCTCTTCACTTTCTTCTATTCTCTCTCTGTCAGATTCTTTTAGTCTCTGTTTTATAAAgattaacatggtatcagagcactttGCTGCTCACACTTCTAATTCCTGATCCTCTATTGCTTCCGCATTCTATATTACCTCTACTTCTCCTCTGTTCTTGATCTGCAATTCTGCTTAAATCTAAAGTTTCTAGTGCTACGTGTTAATCTTCATTCCTTGACTGGTAACTCTTCTTAACTGTGCACAACAAGTGTTTGTTGTATTGTCTCATTCACATATTGTTTCAAGAAACACGATGGTGACTGCTTCACAACTTCAACTACTTCAATCTCCAATTACAGCCCTTATTCCCTCCATTTCTACGTCAGTTAATGTCAAACTTGATGATTCGAACTACCTCAATTGGAACTTCCAGCTGCAATTGTTGCTTGAAAGCAATGGGATTATGGGGTATGTTGATGGTTTGCTCCCCTGTCCACCTCAACATGATTCAAACTCTGATGAATCTGGTAttacctcttcttcttctcctactGATGAGTATATAGTATGGAAAATGCATGACCGAGCTATTATGCAATTAATCACAACCACATTATCACCTATTGCTATGTCATGTGCCATTGGTAGTATTAGTTCTAAGGATCTGTGGACTAGGTTGAAGGAACAATTCTCCACAGTAACTAGGACTAGCATTTTTCAGATGAAATCCAATCTGCAAACAATTAAAAAGGGGTCAAATTCGATTTCACAATACCTTCATCGAATTAAAGAAGCTAGAGATTACCTTTCTGCGGCTGGGGTCTTCTTTGCAGATGAAGATATTGTTATTCTTGCTTTGAATGGTCTACCTGCTAAATATAACACCTTCAGATGTGTTATTAGAGGGCGTGAAAGTGTGATCTCATTAAAAGATTTTAGATCACAGTTACTTGCCGAAGAAGTGATTGTTGACACTTCAATTCATAATCCTCTTATGACAGCTATGGTTGCCAATACAGGGTCCACACGAGGGGCTCCTTTTCAGCCACATAATTTTTCTCTAAATCATGGTCAATCTCAGGTGAATAATAGAGGTTTTCAATCCTATAGTGGGAATAAGAACAGGGGTAGAGGCCGCTTCACTCAGGGATCTAGATTTTATTCTTCTAGACCAGCATTTTCTCCTTAGAATCCTGGGGTGCTTGGTTCATCTCCTGGTCACCAATTTCGAACTCCTCCTGCATCATTGCTTCCAATTTGTCAATTATGCAACTCTGAGGGACACACTGCTCCATTTTGTGGAAATTCGTCTCCTCAGCATACCAAATGTCACATTTGTGGAAGAACTAATCACACCACCTTGTATTGCTTCTATAATGATAAGGGGCCTAACTACATTGGAGTGCACACCAGTGCTTCTTATTCTCCACAGCTTTCCTATCATCTGCCACCACAGAACTTGCAGTATAATTCATCTCCAACTCCTTCTCAGCATGTATCTGTCACATCTGCTCACCACAGAATTGACCAACAGCCCTCTATGCAAGCCATGCATACGGGGCTTAACTCTGCCTCTCCATCCTCATGTTCTTCAGGTCCTTCACAAGTATGGTTGACCGATTCTGGTGCCACCAACCATATGACAGCTGATTTGGGCAATCTGTCGCTGGCCTCACCATATCCCACACATGAAACGATTCACACTGCCAATGGTGAAGGTTTGACAGTGTCTCATATTGGTCATTCTACCATTACTTCATCACTTTCtccaattaaattgaattatgtGCTTTGTGTTCCTCAACTCACTCAGAATCTCTTATCAGTCCATAGACTTTGCCTTGACAATAATTGCTGGCTTATCTTTGATGCCTTCTGTTTTTGGATACAGGACAAGGCCACAGGGAAGATCATTTACAGGGGGCTGTGCAGTAATGGCTTGTATCCCATCCATTCCTTCTCACCTTCAAATTCCCATCAGCCATATCTAGCTCAGGTTTTTCTTGGACAACTTGTTCAATCCAATTTGTGGCATCATAGGTTAGGTCATCCTACAAATACCATTGTTTCTCTGATGTTACATAAAGCGAATGTACATGTTCCCAAAACAACCTCACCTTTAATGTGTCATCCATGTCTTGAAGGGAAATTTAGCAAATTACCTTTTCCACAACATGTCAATAAGTCTGTAATTCCTTTTGAAACAATACATACTGATTTGTGGGGTCCTGCACCTTGCATTTCGGTCGATGGATATCGATACTACACCATCTTTGTTGACGAATGTACCAGATATTGCTGGCTTTTTCCTTTAGTAAACAAATCTGATTTGTTCTCTacctttgttcttttttattcctttattgTTAATCAATTTACATCAACCATTAAAACTCTTCAAACTGATGGGGGAGGAGAATATACTAGCactaaattgaagaattttctCCTTGACAAGGGAATTTCTCATCACCTCTCATGTCCACACACTCCTGAACAAAACAGGGTAGCTGAGAGGAAACATAGGCATATCATTGAAACCACTATCACCCTATTACAAACAGCCAAATTACCATCTCAGTTTTGGTCCTATGCTTGTCAAACAGCCACATACTTAATCAATCGTATGCCTACTGCTGTGCTTCATCATTGTTCCCCTTTTGAGATGTTATTTGGCTCATCTCCAATTCTTACTCATTTACGAGTTTTTGGATGTGCTTGTTTTCCTCTCCTCAAACCATATAATAGCACCAAATTGCAGGCTAAAACTAAGAAAtgtgtgtttcttggatatgCCACAAAATATAAAGGCTATCTGTGTTATCATGTACATCCCATGCGATTGTTTATCTCTAGGCATGTTATATTTGATGAACAACAATTCCCATATCCAGATTTATTGCCAACACATTCAACCACACTAACTTCACCATCACCCAATCAGCCTTCTCCTTATCTTGTGCCTATAGTCACTCCAGCAAATGTAATTGTCCCAATCATCCCAGCTTCTCCATCTCCTCCTCCTCGTGTCCATACACATGTCCCTTCTGTCGTCTCTGCTCATTCACAATCCATTGCTGCTACGCTCCAAGCCTCTTCCCTGCTTCCTGTGGCCCCTAATATCAACGTGCCTTCTGGTTTAGAATCTTCTGCCTTTATTCCTGATGACTTGCAGGTGGTCTTGTCTATTCCTCCCCTCAATTTACATCTAATGCAGACTAGAAGCAAGAGTGGGATTATTAGAAAGAAGGCCTTCTCAGCTAGAATTCAGGATTTGGGAGGTGCTGATTTGTCCTTGGTTGAACCCGTTAGTTACAAATCTGCTGTTAAAATTCCTGTTTGGTTACAAGCCATGAAAGAAGAAGTGCATGCTCTACATGATCAATGCACTTGGAGCCTAGTTTCACTGCCAACAAACAGGAATCTGGTGGGCTGTAAATGGATTTTTAAGGTTAAGAGGCACTCTAATGGTTCTATTGCTAGACATAAAGCAAGGTTGGTTGCTAAAGGGTTCAGTCAAGAACCTAGATTGGACTATGGGGAGACGTTTAGTCCTGTTGTGAAGCCAACAACCATCCGGTTAGTTCTTGCTCTTGCTGCACATTTCAAATGGTCTCTACGACAAttagatgttaaaaatgcctttttGCATGGCATTCTTCAAGAAGAGGTTTATATGTCTCAACCTCCTGGTTTTGAAGATTCCAATCATCCTCATCTTGTGTGTAAGTTGCATAAATCTCTCTATGGACTTAAACAAGCTCCTCGGGCTTGGAATGATCGGTTtactcaatttctttcttctgtGGGGTTTGAAACCACCTACTCCGATTCATCTTTGTTTGTCAAACATGTTGGTCCTGCAATTGTGGTCTTACTTCTTTATGTGGATGATATTATTATCACTGGGAGTGCATCTGATGACATTCAGCAAGCTATTTGTGCTCTTACTAATGAATTTGATGTCAAAGATTTAGGATTCCTCCACTATTTCTTAGGAATCCAAATCACTCGCACTACCACCAGTTTGTTTCTGTCACAAACCAAATATGTTGAGGACTTGTTGACTAAATCTGAAATGACTACAGCTAAACCATGTGATACTCCATGTCTCCCATACCATCGGCTACTCAAAGAGGATGGGGAACCTTACTCAAATCCTACACTGTTTCGAAGCATTGTTGGGGCGCTACAGTACTTAACTTTCACAAGGCCTGATATTGCCTTTTCTGTGCATCAAGTATGTCAGTTCATGCAGAATCCCATGGTGTCTCATTTCACTGCTGTCAAACGTATACTTCGCTACCTTAAAGGTACTATGCAGCTTGGTCTATCCTATACTAAAGGCGATTTGCAGCTAAAAGCTTTtagtgatgctgattgggcaggGGACCCTAATGATAGGCGGTCTACAACTGGTTTGGTAGTCTTCTTGGGCAACAATCCAATTTCATGGTCCTCTAAGAAGCAACAAACTATTTCTCGATCATCAACTGAAGCTGAGTATCGTGCTTTATCATTCACCTCAGCTGAATTGGATTGGATACAACAGTTATTAGCATTTCTACACATTTCCCTTCCTGGTGTGCCTGTTCTTTTTTATGACAATCTGTCAGCCATTGCCTTGTCTTTCAATCCTGTTCAGCATCAACGGACCAAGCACATCGAGGTAGATGTGCATTTTGTTCGTGAAAGAGTTTCACGTAACCAACTCTCGGTACAATTTGTGTCCTCTCAAGAACAGTTTGCTGATATTCTTACCAAGGGGCTGAGTGCTCCTCTGTTCCGCACTCATTGTAACAATCTCATGCTTGGTTTCTCCAAGACTGATCTTGCGGGGGGATGTTAGAGTATATTGCCTTAGATTGTGACACTTGTCATAATCATAATATAGCAGTTAGTTAGTTAGCTGCAGGTTGTTAGTTTGTTAACTACaactatatataaacaatatctCGTAAACAGAAagtaagaaataaagaaaaaaggaacTCATTTAGTCTCTTCACTTTCTTCTATTCTCTCTCTGTCAGATTCTTTTAGTCTCTGTTTTATAAAGATTAACACCCTCTTCCTCCCACTTTGTTTCTTTCAAAAGATGCTTTTGAGCCTGCTGGAATTGGATGGGATGTGCTTTGAAACTGGGAAGCCCCCACTCTAATCAAAGGCATCCTTGCTATAAATGTTGGATGTTTAGCACTTCCCTTGCTTACATCGTGATAGTCATTTTACTA contains:
- the LOC118050118 gene encoding leucine-rich repeat receptor protein kinase HPCA1 isoform X1 yields the protein MCPKVLTFLLVASFQIYTQTHGDDFTVMSILKDAWENTPRNWVGADPCGGKWEGISCNNSRVTSITLAAVGLMGELSGDISSLSELEYLKLGGCSFYGPIPELIGSLQLLESLDLNSNRFTGSIPHSIGNLSKLIVLDLFNNLLDGAIPISSGTTPGLDMLVNALHFHLGRNRLSGTIPKELFRSDITLIHVLLHDNNLTGSIPSTLGLVHTLEAVRFEGNSLTGPVPSNLNNLTNVATLILSNNNFTGPVPNLTGMASLSYLDLSNNSFDASDFPLSFSNLRALTTLMMENTGLEGQIPPTLFDLPGLQTLILRNNQLNGTLDIATSSSSQLKVIDMRNNRILFYSEAPERRNNVDVILVGNPVCEPPEATKNYCTVPQANYSYKRLPEKCVPLHCISDQISSPNCECSYPYRGVLVFKPPFLESRNSTYYVHLEEESLMRSFKSHQLPVDSVEVNFPAKDSFGYLESNLSMFPSGQNHFNTATISYIGFVLSLQTYENSDIFGPTYFKGSAYPYFDGKSTVSKELSSTGRIIGAAAGGASFLLLLLLAGVCAYRHKKRRERASEQKNHFAYLDLKNSDSVPQLKGARCFSFDEITKCTNNFSEANHIGSGGYGMVYRGMLPTGQLIAIKRCRQGSVQGGHEFNAEIEVLSRVHHKNVVNLVGFCFERGEQMLIYEFVRNGSLRDSLSGLSGIWLDWRRRLKVAHGAARGLAYLHELVNPRIIHRDVKSANILLDECLNAKVADFGLSKPMDNSELILASTQVKGTMGYIDPEYQKTLLLTEKSDVYGFGVVLLELVSGRKPLERGKYLAAEVSSSLDRKKDLYNLHELLDPSIRLDTMPKGLDKMVDLAMKCVQEKGRDRPTMGEVVKEIENILQLAGLNPDAIAESTSASFEEASQDEFPPSLKEEELSLS